The following are encoded in a window of Saccharothrix longispora genomic DNA:
- a CDS encoding cytochrome ubiquinol oxidase subunit I — translation MDVLDLARWQFGITTVYHFLMVPLTIGLSLLVAGMQTAWLRTGERKYLAMTKFWGKLLLINFAMGVVTGIVQEFQFGMAWSAYSRFVGDVFGAPLAMEGLVAFFVESTFLGLWIFGWDRLPKKVHLACAWAFSLATMISAYFILAANSWMQHPVGVVMDDGRPRLTSIWAVLGNNTVLAAFPHTIFGAFAVAASFLVGIAAWHLWRRTEEGAVWRASVKLGTWVGVVAFAGLAVSGDVQGKLMFEQQPMKMAAAEALCHTEQPASFSVFAVGDVARQDCESVKSVTVPALLSFLAHNDFSSEVKGIQDLVPMYQEKYGANYPVDPQLGELSGKPIDYVPSLPVTYWGFRLMIGFGGIAVASGLAILWLTRGGRVPRGTWFKWLALGSIATPFLGNSFGWIFTEMGRQPFVVVPNPSGVDGVWMFTARAVSNSTVGEVLTSLVALTLVYGVLACVEVFLVRRYVRAGVAGVLPDGEPDDVGKSDDHLQFAY, via the coding sequence GTGGACGTCCTCGACCTGGCGCGGTGGCAGTTCGGCATCACCACCGTCTACCACTTCCTGATGGTGCCGCTGACGATCGGTCTGTCACTGCTCGTCGCGGGCATGCAGACGGCCTGGCTGCGCACGGGTGAGCGCAAGTACCTCGCCATGACGAAGTTCTGGGGCAAGCTGCTGCTGATCAACTTCGCCATGGGCGTGGTGACCGGCATCGTGCAGGAGTTCCAGTTCGGCATGGCCTGGAGCGCCTACTCCCGCTTCGTCGGCGACGTGTTCGGCGCGCCGCTGGCCATGGAGGGGCTCGTCGCGTTCTTCGTCGAGTCCACCTTCCTCGGCCTGTGGATCTTCGGGTGGGACCGCCTGCCCAAGAAGGTCCACCTGGCCTGCGCCTGGGCGTTCTCGCTGGCCACGATGATCTCGGCCTACTTCATCCTGGCCGCGAACTCGTGGATGCAGCACCCGGTGGGCGTCGTCATGGACGACGGACGACCGCGGCTCACCTCGATCTGGGCCGTGCTGGGCAACAACACCGTGCTCGCGGCCTTCCCGCACACGATCTTCGGCGCCTTCGCCGTCGCGGCGTCGTTCCTGGTGGGCATCGCGGCGTGGCACCTGTGGCGGCGCACCGAGGAGGGGGCGGTCTGGCGCGCGTCGGTGAAGCTCGGCACGTGGGTCGGGGTCGTCGCGTTCGCCGGCCTCGCCGTCAGCGGTGACGTCCAGGGCAAGCTGATGTTCGAGCAGCAGCCGATGAAGATGGCCGCCGCCGAGGCGCTGTGCCACACCGAGCAACCCGCCTCGTTCTCCGTGTTCGCCGTCGGCGACGTGGCGCGGCAGGACTGCGAGAGCGTCAAGAGCGTCACCGTGCCCGCGCTGCTGTCGTTCCTCGCCCACAACGACTTCTCGTCCGAGGTCAAGGGCATCCAGGACCTCGTGCCGATGTACCAGGAGAAGTACGGCGCCAACTACCCCGTCGACCCGCAGCTGGGCGAGCTGTCCGGCAAGCCGATCGACTACGTGCCGAGCCTGCCCGTCACCTACTGGGGCTTCCGGCTCATGATCGGGTTCGGCGGCATCGCGGTGGCGTCCGGCCTGGCGATCCTGTGGCTGACCCGGGGCGGTCGCGTGCCGCGCGGGACGTGGTTCAAGTGGCTCGCGCTGGGCAGCATCGCGACGCCGTTCCTGGGCAACAGCTTCGGCTGGATCTTCACCGAGATGGGGCGCCAACCGTTCGTGGTGGTGCCCAACCCGAGCGGCGTGGACGGGGTGTGGATGTTCACCGCGCGCGCCGTCTCGAACTCGACCGTCGGCGAGGTGCTGACCTCGCTGGTGGCCTTGACGCTGGTCTACGGGGTGCTGGCCTGCGTCGAGGTGTTCCTGGTCCGGCGGTACGTCCGCGCGGGTGTCGCGGGCGTGCTGCCGGACGGGGAGCCCGACGACGTCGGGAAGTCCGACGACCACCTGCAGTTCGCCTACTGA
- the cydB gene encoding cytochrome d ubiquinol oxidase subunit II, with protein METFWFCVIALLWLGYLFLEGFDFGVGMLLPVLGRDETERRVLINTIGPVWDGNEVWLLVAGGATFAAFPDWYASLFSSAYLPLTLFLIALIGRGVAFEYRGKVDSARWRRVWDTVIVAGSWVAALGVGLVLSANVFGLPLDANGDRLGSPFAAISLETLLGAFAVAGYALVHGAVFLSLKTEGEVRERARSLALKVAPLALLPLVVLLLTVQLRFGSVWTWAATIVVALAALGAYTRLVLRREGQAFALMGVAVAATVTALFGALYPNVLPSTLDPAWSLTVAGAASSPYTLTVMTWVAAFGTPAVLVYQGWTYWVFRKRIGARHIPPVHVPTGDARVGEPS; from the coding sequence GTGGAGACGTTCTGGTTCTGCGTGATCGCCCTGCTGTGGCTGGGCTACTTGTTCCTGGAGGGCTTCGACTTCGGCGTCGGCATGCTGCTGCCGGTGCTGGGCCGCGACGAGACCGAGCGCCGCGTGCTGATCAACACCATCGGCCCGGTGTGGGACGGCAACGAGGTGTGGCTGCTGGTCGCGGGCGGCGCGACGTTCGCCGCGTTCCCCGACTGGTACGCCTCGCTGTTCAGCTCCGCCTACCTGCCGCTGACGCTGTTCCTGATCGCCCTGATCGGGCGCGGGGTGGCGTTCGAGTACCGCGGCAAGGTGGACTCGGCGCGCTGGCGGCGGGTGTGGGACACCGTGATCGTCGCCGGCTCGTGGGTCGCGGCGCTGGGCGTCGGCCTGGTGCTGTCGGCGAACGTGTTCGGCCTGCCGCTGGACGCGAACGGCGACCGGCTCGGCTCGCCGTTCGCCGCGATCAGCCTGGAGACGCTGCTCGGCGCGTTCGCCGTGGCCGGGTACGCGCTCGTGCACGGCGCGGTGTTCCTGTCCCTCAAGACCGAGGGCGAGGTGCGGGAACGCGCCCGCTCGCTGGCCCTGAAGGTCGCGCCGCTCGCCCTGCTGCCGCTGGTCGTGCTGCTGCTGACCGTGCAGCTCCGGTTCGGCTCGGTGTGGACGTGGGCCGCCACCATCGTGGTGGCGCTGGCCGCGCTGGGCGCGTACACCCGGCTGGTCCTGCGGCGCGAGGGCCAGGCGTTCGCCCTGATGGGCGTCGCGGTGGCGGCGACGGTGACCGCGCTGTTCGGCGCGCTCTACCCGAACGTGCTGCCGTCCACGCTGGACCCGGCGTGGTCCCTGACCGTGGCCGGCGCGGCGTCGTCGCCGTACACGCTGACCGTGATGACCTGGGTCGCCGCGTTCGGCACGCCCGCCGTCCTCGTCTACCAGGGCTGGACCTACTGGGTGTTCCGCAAGAGGATCGGCGCCCGCCACATCCCGCCGGTCCACGTGCCGACCGGTGACGCGCGCGTCGGCGAACCGTCGTGA
- the cydD gene encoding thiol reductant ABC exporter subunit CydD — protein MSSPGTPSATKPGKGPLGALPALSRSARRALALCAALAALTAGALVWQAVALASALVSGGSLWVLAAAVVVRALLAWATESVAARAAAGAKEELRAAVLDRALALGPGWIVERGPAELAVLATRGLDALDAYFTKYLPALVTTAVVPPLIGAWVLWTDPTSAVLIAVTLPLIPVFAILIGKFTSTRVAAAAEALERLSGRLAELVRALPVLTAFGRAAAQAGAVREVGERYRKATMGTLRVAFLSALVLEIAASLSVALIAVGIGLRLVSGEMSLAVGLVVLILAPECYLPLRAAGAAHHASEDGVEAVRRVAEIPVRAAGPSPRADVAGVEVRDLRVLRRGRYAPDGVSFRVRPGEVHRLDAPSGAGKSTLFDVLLGYVRPDGGSVAVDRDAIAWVPQRPAFAGRTVADELELTTGRVALDVLASVAAEHLVHRPIAELSTGERQRVALARALTRVRDGATVLLLDEPTAHLDPATAARAMTAVHDAAASGAAVLLATHRVVGQADDEVGGRAVARTAEPPVTPRSPRPTRRLVAGALLGMAASSSGVALTAVAAYLIAKADTQPPILTLSVLVVGVRTFALAKGVLRYLERLVSHDAAFRHAEELRVRLWRSLRPGRADLTRLVDDVDTVRDLLPRVLQPPMVAFGTAVAAVVLFTLVEPAAGVALAVALTAGGVLAPLVAVLVERRATTVLARGRREVSERVLTLLTAAPDLIAFGADRAVRADLAARDAELARSARRQAVGAGAATGIVHLTTGLAAAVCTGLALAGGVDPLWVPVLGLVPLALAEVLGALPAAAQHRAALRESYGRIADRSGAPAPSVAVGDDVVLSGVTVRWPESTESTLTDVTARLPRGAKVALRGASGAGKSTLFALLLGFVPAERGTVSRPARVAWCPQEPMLVTTTVRENLRLGDPHADDDRLRWALGVAGLGGLDLDTAIGPTLLSGGEAQRVALARALLHDADLVLLDEPTAHLDEPTARALLDRLDDVLRDRTVVHITHRPAEAERADLVLDVDAGRVRTAVRA, from the coding sequence GTGAGCTCCCCCGGGACCCCTTCCGCCACGAAGCCGGGGAAGGGCCCGCTCGGCGCGCTGCCCGCGCTCTCGCGGTCGGCGCGCCGGGCGCTGGCCCTGTGCGCCGCGCTGGCCGCACTGACGGCCGGCGCGCTGGTGTGGCAGGCCGTGGCGCTGGCGTCGGCGCTGGTGTCCGGCGGGTCGCTGTGGGTGCTGGCGGCGGCCGTCGTGGTGCGCGCGCTGCTGGCGTGGGCGACGGAGTCCGTGGCGGCCCGCGCGGCGGCCGGCGCGAAGGAGGAGCTGCGCGCCGCCGTCCTGGACCGCGCGCTGGCGCTCGGCCCCGGCTGGATCGTCGAACGCGGCCCCGCCGAGCTGGCCGTCCTCGCGACCAGGGGGCTGGACGCGCTGGACGCCTACTTCACCAAGTACCTGCCCGCGCTGGTGACGACGGCCGTGGTGCCGCCGCTCATCGGGGCGTGGGTGCTGTGGACCGACCCGACGTCGGCCGTGCTGATCGCCGTGACGCTGCCGCTGATCCCGGTGTTCGCCATCCTGATCGGCAAGTTCACCTCCACCAGGGTGGCCGCCGCGGCCGAGGCGCTGGAGCGGCTGTCGGGGCGGCTCGCGGAGCTGGTGCGCGCGCTGCCGGTGCTGACCGCGTTCGGTCGCGCGGCGGCGCAGGCCGGCGCCGTCCGCGAGGTCGGCGAGCGGTACCGGAAGGCGACCATGGGCACGCTGCGGGTCGCGTTCCTGTCGGCCCTGGTGCTGGAGATCGCCGCGTCGCTGTCGGTGGCGCTGATCGCCGTCGGCATCGGGCTGCGGCTCGTGTCGGGGGAGATGTCGCTGGCCGTGGGGCTGGTGGTGCTGATCCTCGCCCCCGAGTGCTACCTGCCGCTGCGGGCCGCGGGCGCCGCGCACCACGCGTCCGAGGACGGCGTGGAGGCCGTGCGCCGGGTCGCCGAGATCCCGGTGCGCGCCGCCGGGCCGTCCCCCCGGGCCGACGTCGCGGGCGTCGAGGTGCGCGACCTGCGCGTGCTGCGCCGCGGCCGGTACGCGCCGGACGGCGTGAGCTTCCGGGTGCGGCCCGGCGAGGTGCACCGGCTGGACGCGCCGAGCGGCGCGGGCAAGTCCACGCTCTTCGACGTGCTGCTGGGCTACGTGCGGCCCGACGGCGGGTCGGTGGCGGTGGACCGGGACGCCATCGCCTGGGTGCCGCAGCGGCCCGCGTTCGCCGGGCGCACGGTCGCCGACGAGCTGGAGCTGACCACCGGTCGCGTCGCCCTCGACGTGCTGGCCTCGGTGGCCGCCGAGCACCTGGTGCACCGGCCGATCGCCGAGCTGTCCACGGGGGAGCGCCAGCGCGTCGCCCTGGCCCGCGCCCTGACCCGGGTGCGCGACGGGGCGACCGTCCTGCTCCTCGACGAGCCCACCGCCCACCTCGACCCGGCCACCGCCGCCCGCGCGATGACCGCCGTGCACGACGCGGCGGCCTCGGGCGCGGCCGTGCTGCTGGCCACCCACCGGGTGGTCGGGCAGGCGGACGACGAGGTGGGCGGTCGCGCGGTCGCCCGGACGGCCGAACCCCCGGTGACGCCCCGCTCCCCGCGGCCGACCCGTCGGCTGGTGGCGGGTGCGCTGCTGGGCATGGCGGCGTCGTCGAGCGGGGTGGCGCTCACGGCGGTCGCGGCGTACCTGATCGCGAAGGCCGACACGCAGCCGCCGATCCTGACGCTGTCCGTGCTGGTGGTGGGCGTGCGGACGTTCGCGCTGGCCAAGGGCGTGCTCCGGTACCTGGAGCGGCTCGTGTCGCACGACGCGGCGTTCCGGCACGCCGAGGAGCTGCGGGTGCGGTTGTGGCGGTCGCTGCGGCCCGGCCGGGCCGACCTGACCAGGCTGGTCGACGACGTCGACACCGTGCGCGACCTGCTGCCGCGCGTCCTCCAGCCGCCGATGGTCGCGTTCGGCACGGCGGTGGCGGCCGTGGTGCTGTTCACGCTGGTCGAGCCCGCCGCCGGGGTGGCGCTGGCGGTCGCGCTGACCGCGGGCGGGGTGCTCGCGCCGCTGGTCGCGGTGCTCGTGGAGCGGCGGGCCACGACCGTGCTGGCGCGCGGGCGGCGCGAGGTGTCGGAGCGGGTGCTGACCCTGCTCACGGCCGCACCCGACCTGATCGCGTTCGGGGCGGACCGCGCGGTGCGCGCCGACCTGGCCGCGCGGGACGCCGAACTGGCCCGGTCGGCGCGCCGGCAGGCCGTCGGCGCGGGGGCGGCGACCGGGATCGTGCACCTGACCACCGGGTTGGCCGCGGCGGTGTGCACGGGCCTCGCCCTGGCCGGCGGCGTGGACCCGCTGTGGGTGCCGGTGCTCGGCCTCGTGCCGCTCGCGCTGGCCGAGGTGCTGGGGGCGCTGCCCGCCGCGGCCCAGCACCGGGCGGCGCTGCGCGAGTCCTACGGCCGGATCGCCGACCGTTCCGGCGCGCCGGCGCCCTCGGTGGCGGTGGGCGACGACGTGGTCCTGTCCGGGGTCACCGTGCGCTGGCCGGAGAGCACCGAGAGCACGCTCACCGACGTGACCGCGCGTCTGCCGCGGGGCGCGAAGGTCGCCCTGCGCGGTGCTTCGGGAGCCGGCAAGTCCACCCTGTTCGCACTGCTGCTCGGGTTCGTGCCGGCGGAGCGGGGGACGGTGTCGCGGCCGGCGCGCGTGGCGTGGTGCCCGCAGGAGCCGATGCTCGTGACGACCACCGTGCGCGAGAACCTGCGGCTCGGCGACCCGCACGCCGACGACGACCGGCTGCGGTGGGCGCTCGGCGTGGCCGGCCTGGGCGGGCTCGACCTCGACACCGCCATCGGCCCGACCCTGCTGTCCGGCGGCGAGGCGCAGCGCGTCGCCCTCGCCCGGGCCCTGCTGCACGACGCCGACCTCGTCCTGCTCGACGAACCCACCGCCCACCTAGACGAACCCACCGCCCGCGCCCTCCTCGACCGGCTCGACGACGTCCTGCGCGACCGCACGGTCGTCCACATCACCCACCGCCCCGCCGAGGCCGAGCGCGCCGATCTCGTGCTGGACGTCGACGCGGGCCGGGTGCGCACCGCCGTCAGGGCCTAA
- a CDS encoding GNAT family N-acetyltransferase, with the protein MFVRAIEEADRIVVGRLVLELWGAHTAVAHGQVFFPASLPGFLVEQQEQVVGLLTYAATDGHLEIVTVDALRRGRGVGSSLVDAAVHRARQLGCSRVRLTTTNDNLDALRFYQRRGFRLTALRPDAVRESRRLKPEIPSVGDYGIPITDELDLERWVAPR; encoded by the coding sequence ATGTTCGTACGAGCGATCGAGGAAGCCGACCGGATCGTCGTCGGCCGACTGGTGCTGGAACTGTGGGGCGCGCACACCGCCGTCGCCCACGGCCAGGTGTTCTTCCCGGCGAGCCTGCCGGGGTTCCTGGTGGAGCAGCAGGAGCAGGTCGTGGGCCTGCTCACCTACGCCGCGACCGACGGCCACCTGGAGATCGTCACGGTCGACGCCCTGCGAAGAGGCAGGGGCGTCGGCAGCTCGCTCGTCGACGCCGCCGTGCACCGGGCGCGCCAGCTCGGCTGCTCGCGCGTCCGCCTCACCACGACGAACGACAACCTCGACGCGCTGCGCTTCTACCAGCGCCGGGGGTTCCGCCTCACCGCCCTGCGCCCGGACGCCGTCCGCGAGTCGCGCCGGCTGAAGCCGGAGATCCCCAGCGTCGGCGACTACGGCATCCCCATCACCGACGAACTCGACCTCGAACGATGGGTCGCGCCACGCTAG
- a CDS encoding IclR family transcriptional regulator: MVRPDPRGRPPAPASKESSLTLERGLALLQAVADAETEAPSISELAAAIGASRAAVYRLLVPLQSRGLVRREGSKVRLGLGVLRLASNVLPQLRMAAQPALRTLAEHVGATAHLTVADGSEAQAVAVVEPSWTAYHVAYRVGSRHPVHRGAAGKAIGLSVEGRQWVHSTGELQPGAFGVAAPVRGVPGLRASVGVVALERLDGDVVGPHVVRAAQEVADALR; encoded by the coding sequence GTGGTCAGACCCGATCCGCGCGGACGACCGCCGGCGCCGGCGTCGAAGGAGAGCTCGTTGACCCTGGAGCGGGGCCTGGCCCTGCTCCAGGCGGTCGCCGACGCCGAGACGGAGGCGCCGTCGATCAGCGAGCTGGCGGCGGCCATCGGGGCGTCGCGCGCCGCCGTGTACCGGCTGCTGGTGCCGCTCCAGTCGCGCGGCCTGGTGCGGCGGGAGGGCTCCAAGGTCCGGCTGGGCCTCGGCGTGCTGCGGCTGGCGTCCAACGTCCTGCCGCAGCTGCGCATGGCCGCCCAGCCCGCGCTGCGGACCCTGGCGGAGCACGTGGGCGCGACCGCGCACCTGACCGTGGCGGACGGGTCGGAGGCGCAGGCCGTGGCGGTCGTCGAGCCTTCGTGGACGGCGTACCACGTGGCCTACCGGGTCGGGTCGCGCCACCCCGTGCACCGGGGGGCGGCCGGGAAGGCCATCGGGCTGTCCGTCGAGGGGCGCCAGTGGGTGCACTCGACGGGTGAGCTGCAACCGGGCGCGTTCGGGGTCGCGGCGCCCGTGCGCGGGGTACCCGGGCTGCGGGCCAGCGTGGGCGTGGTGGCCCTGGAGAGGCTGGACGGCGACGTCGTGGGGCCGCACGTGGTGCGCGCGGCCCAGGAGGTGGCGGATGCGTTGCGTTAG
- a CDS encoding GAF domain-containing sensor histidine kinase yields MTSVDPARVLAASTEITHAALAGDDPDAVLPLVVRSAVELAGADLGLAMVTADDGTLTVEAASGGSTGDGDPVGVVLSGRSSAARAARTGVPVVADDFTTDPRTAPFVPKVLRAYGPFAVAPFGTKERRIGALAVYRRKGAPPFSPDTVDVLAAFAAQAGLAVVLAEGSTARQRVAVYQERERIARDLHDVIIQRLYATGVQLDLLDRRLKLDGREARRLADAVDQLDQTMAEVRATVRALRSADPGTPAEADLGRSVRAEARTAGELLGHAPGVRVEGDLTDVPADLADHARAALREALSNVVRHSGASQVEITVERTPDRLRLEVADNGCGIPRGVARRGLRHLEERALAAGGGCEVASSPRTGTTITWHVPLPPRE; encoded by the coding sequence TTGACGTCCGTGGACCCCGCCCGCGTGCTCGCCGCGTCGACCGAGATCACCCACGCGGCGCTCGCGGGCGACGACCCGGACGCCGTGCTGCCGCTCGTCGTGCGCAGCGCCGTCGAACTCGCCGGGGCCGACCTCGGGCTCGCCATGGTCACCGCCGACGACGGCACGCTGACCGTCGAGGCGGCCTCGGGCGGCTCCACGGGCGACGGCGACCCGGTGGGCGTGGTCCTGTCCGGCCGTTCGTCGGCCGCCCGGGCCGCGCGGACCGGCGTGCCCGTGGTGGCCGACGACTTCACCACCGACCCGCGCACCGCGCCGTTCGTGCCGAAGGTGCTGCGGGCCTACGGGCCGTTCGCCGTGGCGCCGTTCGGGACGAAGGAGCGCAGGATCGGCGCGCTGGCCGTGTACCGGCGCAAGGGCGCGCCGCCGTTCAGCCCGGACACGGTGGACGTGCTGGCCGCGTTCGCCGCGCAGGCCGGACTCGCCGTCGTGCTGGCCGAGGGGTCCACCGCGCGCCAACGGGTGGCGGTCTACCAGGAGCGCGAGCGCATCGCGCGCGACCTGCACGACGTGATCATCCAGCGGCTGTACGCGACCGGCGTGCAGCTCGACCTGCTCGACCGGCGCCTCAAGCTCGACGGCCGCGAGGCCAGGCGCCTGGCCGACGCCGTCGACCAGCTCGACCAGACGATGGCCGAGGTGCGCGCCACCGTGCGGGCGCTGCGCAGCGCCGACCCCGGCACCCCGGCCGAGGCCGACCTGGGCCGTTCCGTCCGGGCCGAGGCCCGGACCGCGGGCGAGCTCCTCGGCCACGCCCCGGGGGTGCGCGTCGAGGGCGACCTCACCGACGTGCCCGCCGACCTCGCCGACCACGCCCGCGCCGCACTGCGCGAAGCCCTGTCCAACGTCGTCCGGCACTCCGGCGCGAGCCAGGTGGAGATCACCGTCGAGCGCACCCCCGACCGGCTCCGCCTGGAGGTGGCCGACAACGGCTGCGGCATCCCCCGGGGCGTGGCCAGGCGCGGCCTGCGCCACCTGGAGGAACGCGCCCTCGCCGCGGGCGGCGGCTGCGAGGTCGCCTCGTCCCCCCGCACCGGCACCACCATCACCTGGCACGTCCCCCTTCCACCCCGCGAGTAA
- a CDS encoding fumarylacetoacetate hydrolase family protein, with amino-acid sequence MSWVDDPAFTADAPFGPQTLPYGVLAGHGVAVRLGDHALPLRGLSLGERLAPLVAGPSLDALLAAGRPAWSELRARLGELVTSRAAPRGAALVGLDDAVLPFTVADYVDFYSSRHHAENVGRIFRPDGDALTPNWTHLPIGYHGRAGTVVVSGTPVTRPNGQRRTSGGPVFGPSGRLDVEAEVGFVCGGPVATRLSPSRAVEHVFGVVLVNDWSARDIQAWEYQPLGPFLGKSFATSVSAWITPLEAFAVARVTPPPLPNPVLPYLVEDHPWGLDIDIEVEWNGEVVSRPPFREMSWTFAQQLAHLSVNGATVRPGDLIASGTVSGPDRAERGSFLELSWGGKESIALGGGERTFLEDGDTVRITATAPGEGGSVVGLAEVVGTIAPAVAGVGVGTGVEG; translated from the coding sequence GTGAGCTGGGTCGACGACCCCGCGTTCACCGCGGACGCCCCGTTCGGGCCGCAGACGCTGCCCTACGGCGTGCTGGCCGGCCACGGCGTCGCGGTGCGGCTGGGCGACCACGCGCTGCCGCTGCGCGGCCTGAGCCTGGGGGAGCGGCTGGCGCCCCTCGTGGCGGGGCCGTCCCTGGACGCCCTGCTGGCCGCCGGGCGCCCCGCGTGGAGCGAGCTGCGGGCCCGGCTGGGCGAGCTGGTGACGTCGAGGGCCGCGCCGCGCGGCGCGGCGCTCGTCGGGCTGGACGACGCCGTGCTGCCGTTCACCGTGGCCGACTACGTGGACTTCTACTCGTCGCGCCACCACGCGGAGAACGTCGGCCGCATCTTCCGCCCGGACGGTGACGCGCTGACGCCGAACTGGACGCACCTGCCCATCGGCTACCACGGCCGCGCGGGCACGGTCGTCGTGTCCGGCACCCCGGTGACCAGGCCGAACGGCCAGCGCCGGACCTCGGGCGGGCCCGTGTTCGGGCCGTCCGGCCGGCTCGACGTCGAGGCCGAGGTCGGCTTCGTCTGCGGCGGGCCCGTGGCGACCAGGCTGAGCCCGTCGAGGGCCGTGGAGCACGTGTTCGGCGTGGTCCTGGTCAACGACTGGTCGGCGCGCGACATCCAGGCGTGGGAGTACCAGCCCCTCGGGCCGTTCCTGGGCAAGTCGTTCGCCACGTCCGTGTCGGCCTGGATCACGCCGCTGGAGGCGTTCGCGGTCGCCCGCGTCACCCCGCCGCCGCTGCCCAACCCCGTGCTGCCCTACCTGGTCGAGGACCACCCGTGGGGCCTCGACATCGACATCGAGGTCGAGTGGAACGGCGAGGTCGTCTCGCGGCCCCCGTTCCGCGAGATGTCGTGGACGTTCGCGCAGCAGCTCGCGCACCTGTCGGTGAACGGCGCTACGGTCCGTCCGGGCGACCTGATCGCGTCGGGCACGGTGTCGGGTCCGGACCGCGCCGAGCGCGGCTCCTTCCTGGAGCTGAGCTGGGGCGGGAAGGAGTCGATCGCGCTGGGCGGCGGCGAGCGGACCTTCCTGGAGGACGGTGACACGGTGCGCATCACCGCCACCGCTCCGGGTGAGGGGGGTTCGGTCGTCGGGCTGGCCGAGGTGGTCGGCACGATCGCGCCCGCCGTCGCCGGTGTCGGCGTCGGCACCGGCGTCGAGGGGTAG
- a CDS encoding Uma2 family endonuclease has translation MTALPEPSANEPHLFTVAEYAALGEVEAGYSELQEGRILMSPSPSPLHMIASGELFIQLRDQLPRDLVAIQDVDLDLELVPHGDPGFSRRPDLLVVPRAAVAHGGMLRASDALVVVEIVSPGSKRMDRIVKRGEYADAGIPHYWIVDLAEPVSLVACHLAGGFGYQDPGDVTGVFTTDVPFPVRLDLDVLV, from the coding sequence GTGACCGCTCTGCCCGAGCCTTCGGCGAACGAGCCCCACTTGTTCACGGTCGCCGAATACGCCGCGCTCGGAGAAGTCGAGGCGGGCTACTCCGAGTTGCAAGAAGGTCGGATCTTGATGTCGCCAAGCCCGTCGCCACTGCACATGATCGCCTCGGGCGAGTTGTTCATCCAGCTCCGCGACCAGTTGCCGCGGGACCTGGTGGCGATCCAGGACGTCGACCTCGACCTCGAACTGGTCCCCCACGGCGACCCCGGGTTCTCCCGCCGCCCCGACCTGCTCGTCGTCCCCCGTGCGGCGGTGGCGCACGGGGGGATGCTCCGGGCGTCCGACGCGCTGGTCGTCGTGGAGATCGTCTCGCCGGGGTCGAAGCGCATGGACCGGATCGTGAAGCGGGGCGAGTACGCGGACGCCGGGATTCCCCACTACTGGATCGTGGACCTGGCCGAACCCGTCTCGCTGGTGGCGTGCCACCTCGCCGGCGGGTTCGGCTACCAGGACCCCGGCGACGTGACGGGGGTCTTCACCACCGACGTGCCGTTCCCCGTCCGGCTCGACCTGGACGTCCTCGTCTGA
- a CDS encoding response regulator transcription factor: protein MPVRVLLVDDHEVVRRGLRELLEDEDDISVVAEAGGVGEALVRAASSRPDVAVVDVRLPDGGGVELCRRLRSSPTPPRCLVLTAFDDEDALVGAILAGASGYLLKQVRGQDLVHAVREVAAGRSLLDPRTTARVLERMRRPAEVDVLDALTEQERRVLELIGEGLTNRQIAERLFLAEKTVKNYVTAVLSKLGMERRTQAAAWVARRSR from the coding sequence GTGCCCGTGCGAGTGTTGCTCGTAGACGACCATGAGGTGGTCCGCCGAGGACTGCGCGAACTGCTGGAGGACGAGGACGACATCTCCGTCGTCGCCGAGGCGGGTGGCGTGGGCGAGGCGCTGGTGCGCGCCGCGTCGTCCCGGCCCGACGTGGCGGTCGTGGACGTCCGGCTGCCCGACGGCGGCGGGGTCGAGCTGTGCCGGCGGCTGCGCTCGTCGCCGACGCCGCCGCGCTGCCTGGTCCTGACCGCGTTCGACGACGAGGACGCCCTGGTGGGCGCGATCCTGGCCGGCGCGTCCGGGTACCTGCTCAAGCAGGTGCGCGGCCAGGACCTGGTGCACGCGGTGCGCGAGGTGGCGGCGGGCCGTTCGCTGCTGGACCCGCGGACGACGGCGCGGGTGCTGGAGCGGATGCGGCGGCCGGCCGAGGTGGACGTGCTGGACGCCCTGACCGAGCAGGAGCGCCGGGTGCTGGAGCTGATCGGCGAGGGCCTGACGAACCGGCAGATCGCCGAGCGCCTGTTCCTGGCCGAGAAGACGGTCAAGAACTACGTCACCGCGGTCCTGTCCAAGCTGGGCATGGAACGCCGCACCCAGGCCGCCGCCTGGGTGGCCCGCCGCTCCCGCTGA